From a region of the Cucumis sativus cultivar 9930 chromosome 6, Cucumber_9930_V3, whole genome shotgun sequence genome:
- the LOC101216267 gene encoding two-component response regulator ORR9, with amino-acid sequence MELKKTEVEEKVEEEHHHHFHVLAVDDSLIDRKLLEKLLTISSCQVTCVESGDKALRYLGLLDHDLDPFSSSSFSSSQLSQHQEVKVNLIMTDFCMPGMSGYDLLKRLKGSYWKDIPVVVMSSENEPSRINMCLEEGAEEFLLKPLQLSDVKKLEPHLQKSLTRCASDQQIKEQQTTLGIGIGIEIDDENNSKLEESKNSINNNNNNNSMSKRKAATAEHCEERSRPKLKELQAGV; translated from the exons atggaGTTGAAGAAAACAGAAGTTGAGGagaaagtagaagaagaaCACCACCACCATTTCCATGTATTGGCTGTTGATGATAGTCTAATTGATAGAAAGCTTTTGGAAAAGCTCTTAACAATTTCTTCATGTCAAG TTACCTGTGTTGAGTCTGGTGATAAAGCTCTTAGATATTTGGGCCTTCTTGATCATGATCTTgatccattttcttcttcttcattttcttcctcacaACTCTCCCAACATcag GAAGTCAAAGTCAACCTAATCATGACAGATTTCTGTATGCCTGGGATGAGTGGTTATGATCTACTCAAACGACTCAAG GGATCTTATTGGAAGGATATTCCTGTTGTTGTGATGTCATCAGAGAACGAGCCATCGAGAATCAACAT GTGTTTAGAAGAAGGCGCAGAGGAATTTCTTCTAAAGCCTCTTCAATTATCAGATGTCAAAAAGCTCGAGCCTCACCTTCAAAAATCCCTCACCCGTTGTGCTTCTGATCAACAAATCAAGGAACAACAAACAACACTTGGAATTGGAATCGGAATCGAAATTGACGACGAAAATAACTCGAAATTAGAAGAGAGTAAGAATAgcattaataataacaataataataatagcatGAGCAAGAGAAAGGCAGCAACTGCAGAGCACTGTGAAGAAAGATCACGACCAAAACTGAAAGAATTGCAAGCTGGAGTGTAA
- the LOC105436008 gene encoding uncharacterized protein LOC105436008, producing the protein MASVSQQTKENGRMPIFYPMLCPHNYTMWTIKTEAILDTQEVWEAIEPIRGLEVDVKKDKKACVYILQCILEDVLLQIAKKKSAKEIWDNLKTRYLGSERVKMARVGILKSEFNVLRMKETETIDEFAGKISKLASKFTTLGVALEDSSLVKKLLDSVPDKYLLIVTRIEQFQDLETMPFEETIGRMMVYEERTTQLLGNNNNTDGQLLLTHAEWKARQKENSGGNSSMNKGHGSGGTNRGRWRGYGRGTERQNSVGGTSNTGNGTGDKSWDIPRRSVVAKVMTTELI; encoded by the coding sequence ATGGCAAGCGTCTCGCAGCAAACAAAGGAGAATGGCAGAATGCCAATTTTCTACCCGATGTTATGTCCACACAACTACACGATGTGGACGATAAAGACAGAAGCAATCCTCGACACACAAGAAGTTTGGGAAGCAATAGAGCCAATAAGAGGACTCGAAGTGGATGTGAAGAAGGACAAGAAGGCGTGTGTATACATTCTCCAATGCATCCTGGAAGACGTGCTTCTACAAATCGCAAAGAAGAAGTCCGCAAAAGAAATATGGGATAATCTCAAGACGAGGTACTTGGGCAGTGAGCGGGTGAAGATGGCGCGAGTTGGAATCTTGAAGAGCGAATTTAATGTTCTTCGGATGAAGGAAACCGAGACAATCGATGAGTTCGCAGGAAAAATCAGTAAATTAGCAAGTAAGTTCACCACCCTCGGAGTTGCACTTGAGGATTCGTCATTGGTCAAGAAGCTCCTTGATTCTGTCCCCGATAAATATCTTCTCATTGTCACCAGAATCGAGCAATTTCAAGATCTTGAAACCATGCCGTTTGAAGAGACGATTGGACGAATGATGGTGTACGAGGAACGAACAACACAACTCCTAGGAAACAATAACAACACCGATGGACAACTCCTACTTACCCATGCCGAATGGAAAGctagacaaaaagaaaatagtggTGGCAACTCTTCGATGAACAAAGGGCACGGATCTGGTGGTACCAATCGAGGAAGATGGCGAGGATATGGTCGTGGCACGGAACGTCAAAATAGTGTAGGAGGCACTAGCAACACTGGAAATGGCACTGGTGACAAAAGTTGGGACATTCCGCGTCGGAGTGTCGTGGCAAAGGTTATGACGACGGAGCTCATTTAA
- the LOC101216516 gene encoding protein disulfide-isomerase: MASSSFIRFFVVASLLFSASFFAIYAEDAASKEFVLTLDNSNFSDVVSKHDFIVVEFYAPWCGHCKSLAPEYEKAASVLSSHDPPITLAKVDANEESNRELATQFEIRGFPTIKILRNGGKSSQDYKGPRDADGIVNYLKKQSGPASAEIKSAEDASNLIKDVYIVGIFPKLSGDEFNNFKALAEKLRTDYDFGHTLDAKLLPRGETSVSGPVVRLFKPFDEQFVDFKDFDPAKLEKFIESSSIPTVTEFNNDPSNHVYLSKFFSSSNDKAMFFLNYTTEAADSLKSKYREVAEQYKGEISFLIGDSESSQAALNYFGLKEDQVPVLLVQKDDRFKYVKFNVEADQIAPWVKDYKNGKVPQFIKSEPIPESNNEPVKVVVADSIQDVVYKSGKNVLLEFYSPWCGHCKKLAPTLDEVAVSYESDPDVVIAKFDATANDIAVGDFEVQGYPTLYFRSASGKLVEYNGDRSKEDIINFIETNRDKTAEDTKPKDTESKPKESKQDSEAKDEL; the protein is encoded by the exons ATGGCGTCTTCATCTTTCATTCGATTCTTTGTGGTTGCTTCTCTTCTATTCTCTGCTTCTTTCTTTGCGATCTACGCTGAAGACGCTGCGTCCAAGGAATTTGTTCTTACTTTGGACAATTCCAACTTCTCCGATGTTGTTTCCAAACATGACTTCATCGTCGTTGAGTTTTACGCCCCTTG GTGTGGGCATTGTAAGAGCCTGGCACCAGAG TATGAAAAAGCTGCCTCTGTTTTGAGCAGTCACGACCCTCCAATTACTTTAGCCAAAGTTGATGCCAACGAGGAGTCAAACAGAGAGTTGGCAACTCAATTTGAAATTAGGGGGTTCCCCACCATTAAGATACTCAGAAATGGGGGTAAATCAAGTCAAGATTACAAGGGACCTCGCGATGCCGACGGCATTGTTAACTACTTGAAGAAGCAAAGTGGGCCGGCATCTGCTGAAATAAAATCTGCAGAGGATGCTAGTAATCTCATCAAGGATGTATACATT GTCGGGATATTTCCAAAGCTTTCTGGAGACGAGTTTAATAACTTCAAAGCTTTGGCTGAGAAGTTACGTACTGACTATGATTTTGGTCACACTTTGGATGCTAAGCTACTTCCGCGTGGAGAAACATCTGTATCTGGCCCAGTTGTTAGGCTTTTCAAGCCATTCGATGAACAGTTTGTTGATTTTAAG GATTTTGATCCAGCTAAGTTGGAGAAGTTCATTGAATCATCTAGTATTCCCACTGTAACGGAGTTCAATAATGATCCTAGCAATCATGTATACCTTTCCAAGTTCTTCTCCAGTTCTAATGATAAG GCTATGTTTTTTCTGAACTACACCACCGAGGCTGCTGATTCTTTGAAATCTAAGTACCGTGAAGTTGCTGAACAGTACAAAGGAGAAATAAGTTTCCTAATTGGAGACAGCGAATCCAGTCAAGCTGCTCTAAAC TATTTTGGACTCAAGGAAGATCAAGTGCCTGTCCTTCTTGTGCAAAAAGATGATAGGTTTAAGTATGTGAAATTCAATGTGGAGGCTGATCAGATTGCTCCTTGGGTGAAGGATTACAAG AATGGCAAAGTGCCACAATTCATAAAGTCAGAACCCATTCCCGAGAGTAACAATGAACCTGTGAAAGTGGTTGTTGCTGATAGCATCCAAGATGTAGTCTATAAATCAGGAAAGAATG TTTTACTGGAATTTTATTCTCCATGGTGCGGGCACTGCAAAAAACTTGCTCCAACCTTAGACGAAGTGGCTGTCTCATATGAAAGTGATCCTGATGTCGTTATTGCTAAGTTT GATGCCACGGCAAACGACATTGCAGTTGGCGATTTTGAAGTCCAAGGTTACCCTACTTTGTATTTCAGATCAGCAAGCGGAAAGCTGGTCGAGTATAATGGTGATAGATCCAAGGAAGACATCATAAATTTCATTGAGACAAATCGTGATAAAACTGCAGAGGATACAAAACCTAAGGACACAGAGTCAAAACCCAAGGAATCAAAGCAAGATTCAGAAGCCAAGGATGAGCTCTAA